The Psychrobacillus sp. FSL K6-4046 DNA window ATGATTGGACTAAGTGCTGGGCCACAACTTGGAGAGTATAAGGTAACTAATTTTCAATCTTTACCTGACGATGCAGCTTCTATAATTGCCAGTGAAAAATTAGATAAATACTTCCCTAATGATCAAGGGACCCCTGGAATCCTAGTTTTTCATAACGAGGATGGAGAAGTAAATGTTGAAAGTGTAAAAAATATTCTTGAAGGTATTCAACAAGCAAATATTGATGGGATTGACACCATCGTTGATATTGCTTCATTACCAGAACAAGCACTAGTATCTTTTATCTCTGAGAACCGTTCAACTATGATTGTGCCTATGAATCTTGAGGCTGGATTAGGAAATGATCAATATGCCGAGATTAATGATGAGGCTTCAAAGATTGGAAATGACATAGCTAAAAGCACTGGGGATACACAATTCTATATTACTGGTCCTGCGGGTATTGCAGGAGATACTGTAAAGCTATTTGAACAGGCAGATATCCAATTGTTACTTGCTACTATAGTTATTATTTTAATATTATTAATAGTTATTTATAGATCACCATTGCTGGCATTTATCCCATTGTTAGCAACTGTTATCGTTTATCAGGTAGCAAACCAAACGATTGCTCTTTTGGGAGCAGGTGGGTTAGAAATTAATAACTCTACTACTTCGATTATGAGTATTTTATTGTTTGCAGCTGTAATTGATTATTCGTTATTCGTATTCTCACGTTATCGTGAAGAGTTGAATCATTATGAAAGTAAATATGAGGCAATGAAATATGCGATGCGTGCTACTGGTGAGCCAGTATTCTTCGCTGGAGGAACAGTCCTAGCTGCTATGCTTGTTCTATTCTTTGCTGATTTCCGTGATTATCAAAACTTTGCACCAATTTTTGGGACAGCTGTATTTATTATTATGATTGCTTCCATTACATTAGTGCCTGCCTTATTTACTTTGTTTGGTCGCAAAGCATTTTGGCCAAAAGTACCAAAGTATGGAGATCAAAAAGAAGTAAAACATGGCATATGGGGGCCAGTTGCTAAATTTGTTGTTAACAAACCATTTTTGACAGGTGGTCTTGTCTTTGTATTGATGGTTATCACTGCATTAAATATGTTTAATCTAAAATTTGAATTCGATACCGTTAAGTCATTCCCAGAAGACCTACCTTCTCGTGAGGGTTATGAAATAGTTGAATCTAACTTTGACAA harbors:
- a CDS encoding MMPL family transporter, yielding MKKLLHPITDWVSTKRGMWITIIAWLVLMIGLSAGPQLGEYKVTNFQSLPDDAASIIASEKLDKYFPNDQGTPGILVFHNEDGEVNVESVKNILEGIQQANIDGIDTIVDIASLPEQALVSFISENRSTMIVPMNLEAGLGNDQYAEINDEASKIGNDIAKSTGDTQFYITGPAGIAGDTVKLFEQADIQLLLATIVIILILLIVIYRSPLLAFIPLLATVIVYQVANQTIALLGAGGLEINNSTTSIMSILLFAAVIDYSLFVFSRYREELNHYESKYEAMKYAMRATGEPVFFAGGTVLAAMLVLFFADFRDYQNFAPIFGTAVFIIMIASITLVPALFTLFGRKAFWPKVPKYGDQKEVKHGIWGPVAKFVVNKPFLTGGLVFVLMVITALNMFNLKFEFDTVKSFPEDLPSREGYEIVESNFDKGELAPTSILVESNSNLSDDQVEDLRVLLEEQENVASVRLTNANEEQSLVKYSLAFDINPYSTEAIDHMGDMRTSGKDILKAAQIDGDIHFAGTTAKLVDERETNSSDIYKIVLLETLLIVVLLFVLTRSWKMPLYMMATILLSYLSALGLGIFLVDVLFGYEAISTRVPVYSFIFLVALGIDYNIILVSRFIEERKNYKVKDALEIAIRNTGGVISSAGIILAATFAALTTMPIADLFVFGFIVSIGIIIDTFLVRGMLLPALILLFEKDKK